One region of Salvelinus namaycush isolate Seneca chromosome 3, SaNama_1.0, whole genome shotgun sequence genomic DNA includes:
- the LOC120043451 gene encoding lipid droplet assembly factor 1-like produces the protein MQCNNVTAIPKGLLQLRGSLSSMMDSLYYDPKVAELMNTSMGQYLNGHPFLAMAVLVFGAMATVPIGIFLTFATVTFIGATVGLVLLEVFLLSLGGVSLLCVLSALAILSILVSLVLGACYITSYNVLNFYYSQRVSRYRATRLEPATNITVMEQDGEEDEEAYGKPEV, from the exons ATGCAGTGCAACAATGTGACAGCTATCCCCAAAGGGCTACTGCAGCTTCGAGGCAGTTTGAGTAGCATGATGGACAGCCTGTACTATGACCCCAAG GTGGCAGAGTTGATGAACACATCAATGGGGCAGTACCTCAATGGCCACCCATTCTTAGCCATGGCTGTGTTGGTATTTGGCGCCATGGCCACTGTACCCATTGGGATTTTTCTGACCTTTGCCACTGTTACATTCATTGGTGCCACTGTGGGTTTAGTTTTATTGGAGG tgTTTCTGCTATCCCTGGGAGGGGTCAGTCTGCTGTGTGTGCTCTCTGCTCTGGCCATCCTCTCCATCCTGGTCTCCTTGGTCCTCGGTGCCTGTTACATTACCTCTTACAATGTGCTCAACTTCTACTACAGCCAGCG TGTCAGTAGGTACCGAGCCACTAGGTTGGAGCCTGCGACAAATATAACAGTCATGGAACAAGATGG agaagaagatgaagaagccTATGGGAAGCCGGAGGTATAA
- the LOC120043494 gene encoding ER lumen protein-retaining receptor 2-like, producing MNIFRLTGDLSHLAAIIILLLKIWKTRSCAGISGKSQILFALVFTTRYLDLLTSFISLYNTTMKVIYIGCAYATVYLIYMKFKATYDGNHDSFRMEFLVVPVGGLACLVNHDFSFLEILWTFSIYLESVAILPQLFMISKTGEAETITTHYLFFLGLYRALYLFNWIWRFYFEGFFDMIAIVAGMVQTILYCDFFYLYVTKVLKGKKLSLPA from the exons ATGAACATCTTCAGGTTAACGGGAGACCTCTCTCACTTGGCAGCTATCATCATTCTCCTGCTCAAAATATGGAAAACCAGGTCGTGTGCTG GTATCTCCGGGAAGAGCCAGATCCTATTTGCTTTGGTCTTCACTACTCGCTACCTGGACCTCCTCACCTCCTTCATTTCCCTCTACAACACCACCATGAAG GTTATCTACATTGGTTGTGCCTACGCCACTGTCTACCTGATCTACATGAAGTTCAAGGCCACCTATGATGGGAACCATGACAGCTTCCGAATGGAGTTCCTGGTGGTTCCTGTAGGGGGCCTCGCCTGCCTGGTCAACCATGACTTCTCTTTCCTAGAG ATCCTGTGGACATTCTCCATCTACCTGGAGTCGGTGGCCATCCTGCCCCAGCTCTTCATGATCAGTAAGACGGGCGAGGCGGAGACAATCACCACCCACTACCTGTTCTTCCTGGGTCTCTACCGGGCCCTGTACCTCTTCAACTGGATCTGGCGCTTTTACTTCGAGGGTTTCTTTGACATGATCGCCATCGTGGCCGGCATGGTGCAGACCATCCTCTACTGCGACTTCTTCTACCTTTATGTCACCAAAG TGCTGAAAGGAAAGAAGCTGAGCCTGCCAGCATGA
- the LOC120043479 gene encoding immunoglobulin superfamily member 6-like, protein MENRENCPPGLSLHQPDDIIWRIGGQSASLPCNIAYDTNRNIDFLWFVFKQDAHHSVDLMTQQHKYSLERYSLNINSLQANDSGVYHCAALFRDVVCRGAQEIGQGTTLVVRERGMQMAWHVLLWLLFVLLALYSLAILILIIRKKTGKDIAVCRATQKGDIQKNKVRVQFGAVVQELYGKRNLRSNKKTPNHSSPAQNKVESPHSNHPEDIYQNQ, encoded by the exons ATGGAGAACAGGGAAAACTGCCCCCCAGGGTTATCGTTACACCAACCAGACGATATCATTTGGCGGATAGGGGGTCAGTCAGCCTCTCTCCCCTGTAACATCGCATATGATACCAATAGGAACATTGATTTCCTCTGGTTCGTCTTCAAGCAGGACGCTCACCACTCGGTCGATCTGATGACCCAGCAACACAAATACAGCCTGGAGAGATACAGCCTAAATATCAACTCACTCCAGGCCAATGACAGCGGGGTGTACCACTGTGCTGCCTTGTTTAGAGACGTGGTATGCCGCGGGGCACAGGAGATAGGGCAGGGCACCACGCTGGTGGTGAGAG AGAGGGGCATGCAGATGGCCTGGCATGTTTTGCTGTGGCTGCTGTTTGTCCTGTTGGCCTTGTACAGTCTGGCAATACTGATTCTGATCATTCGTAAGAAG ACTGGGAAAGACATTGCCGTTTGCAGAGCCACACAGAAGGGTGACATCCAG AAGAATAAAGTTCGAGTACAGTTTGGTGCTGTTGTGCAAGAGCTGTACGGCAAGAGGAACTTACGAAGTAACAAGAAAACCCCCAACCACAGTAGCCCTGCTCAAAACAAG GTTGAAAGCCCCCACTCCAACCATCCAGAGGACATTTACCAAAACCAGTGA
- the LOC120043469 gene encoding transmembrane protein 180-like → MTVEKPAAGVRTFGGLNILRHLASLGAHPASVAYSMTTLGAGMMNSIFSFYYVKLFLNKYKISEGAFHQSQVVYMVWNAVNDPLFGYLQDNSRVPCCSQRRLSILYGAPFYAIAFLLAWFPWREYAPGDWMSGVHLMVALCAFDGMLTFVLLAQCALFAEISGHHQSRLRLIKYNQVASLIGSSSVLFCGLLSQNMDDFPSFQGFTVLVAVLACGCMIYTGLHSESRFDTKGSAPGSNYQGSGQSTLSFSLVTSMTLQILTNRDFQLFVLMNFFQVFMVAFCNNFTMIFAEHLIPPNVLPSLAKSFMYGAGFICPQLVVLSSQSLLHDLGYYKIILLTFYVEAGMAAVMLVLGPHHYYILAFFLTANMVLVQAAFSLFNLPLADIIDSDLQRHKRSSPLSSMVFGTNALFTKPAQSLAPMLVVSILNQFGYENLKDAGRDANPSDLEALHTTMFYLVCVVPMCVAALQVFAWKPFSIRNSHTVDTMYIDG, encoded by the exons ATGACTGTGGAGAAACCAGCCGCAGGTGTTCGCACCTTCGGCGGCCTGAACATCCTGAGGCACCTGGCGAGTCTGGGGGCTCACCCCGCCTCCGTGGCTTACTCCATGACCACGCTGGGAGCAGGCATGATGAACAGCATATTCAGCTTCTACTATGTCAAGCTGTTCCTCAACAAATACAAGATATCAGAGGGAGCTTTCCATCAGTCACAA GTGGTGTACATGGTGTGGAACGCAGTGAACGACCCTCTGTTCGGCTACCTGCAGGATAACTCCCGCGTACCGTGCTGCTCTCAACGTCGTCTCTCCATCCTGTATGGTGCTCCCTTCTACGCAATCGCCTTCCTGCTCGCCTGGTTTCCATGGCGAGAGTACGCCCCCGGCGACTGGATGAGCGGCGTCCACCTGATGGTGGCGTTGTGTGCGTTCGACGGGATGCTGACGTTTGTGTTGCTGGCGCAGTGCGCCCTCTTTGCAGAGATATCAGGCCACCACCAGAGCAGGCTGAGACTCATCAAATACAACCAG gtGGCGTCACTTATAGGTTCCTCCAGTGTTCTATTCTGCGGCCTCCTCTCCCAGAACATGGATGACTTCCCATCCTTCCAGGGCTTCACTGTCCTGGTGGCCGTTCTGGCTTGTGGCTGCATGATCTACACAGGCCTACACAGCGAGAGCCGCTTTGACACCAAAGGGTCAGCACCGGGGTCAAACTACCAAGGTTCTGGCCAATCAACTCTTTCCTTCTCCTTGGTGACCTCTATGACCTTGCAGATCCTGACCAATAGGGACTTCCAGCTCTTTGTGCTCATGAACTTCTTTCAG GTCTTCATGGTGGCATTCTGTAATAACTTCACTATGATCTTCGCGGAGCATCTGATACCCCCCAACGTGCTTCCGTCACTGGCCAAGAGCTTCATGTATGGAGCTGGATTCATCTGTCCTCAG TTGGTTGTGCTGAGCAGTCAGAGCCTGCTCCACGACCTAGGCTACTACAAGATCATCCTGCTCACCTTCTACGTGGAAGCTGGCATGGCTGCCGTCATGCTGGTGCTGGGGCCACATCACTACTACATCCTGGCATTCTTCCTGACCGCTAACAT GGTCCTTGTCCAGGCAGCCTTCAGTCTGTTTAACCTGCCTCTGGCTGACATTATCGACTCAGATCTTCAGAGACACAAGCGCAG ctcccccctctcctccatggTGTTTGGGACCAATGCTCTGTTCACTAAACCAGCCCAGTCTCTGGCTCCTATGCTGGTGGTCTCCATCCTAAACCAGTTTGGCTATGAGAACCTGAAGGACGCTGGGAGGGATGCAAACCCCAG TGACTTGGAGGCCCTCCACACCACCATGTTCTACCTGGTGTGTGTGGTGCCCATGTGTGTCGCCGCCCTGCAAGTCTTCGCCTGGAAGCCCTTCTCAATACGCAACAGTCACACCGTGGACACCATGTATATCGACGGCTGA